DNA from Synechococcus elongatus PCC 6301:
AAATTGAGGTTATGAGCTGCAAACAGCTGTTCTGTCGCTTCGCGGGTGCCCGAACCACGTTCACGCAAGATGAAAGGCTCTTGCGCCAAACGCTCTAGGGAGATTCCCCGTTGGTTGGCCAGCGGGTGGGAGGCTGGCCCAACGACCACGAGGGGATTATCGAGAAATGGTTGCACAGTAATATCAAAGCCGCTCGGTGGACGGCTGAGTACGTAGAGATCATCAAGGTTGTCATTGATGCGATTGATCAAACCTTCGTGATTCGTCACTTTAAGGGAGACATTAATGCCGGGATAGCGCTGGCAAAAGGGTCCAATCAAGCGCGGGATAAAGTACTTGGCCGTGGTGATCACTGCTAGGCGCAGTTGACCTTGTTTCATGCCTTGCAGGTCCGCGATCGTCATGTCGAGCTGTTCCAATTGCTCAAACACCTGTCGCGTTGTTTTGTAGAGCTGACGCCCTGCCTCAGTCAGGTAAAGTCGCTTGCCGATTTGCTCGAACAGTGGCAAACCAACGGCCTTTGTCAGCTGCTTGACCTGAATGGAGACTGTTGGCTGAGTGAGATAGAGCTCCTCGGCTGCGCGCGTGAAGCTACTATGGCGAGCAGCGGCCTCAAACACTTTGAGTTGGTGCAGCGTTAGATTTTTCACAACTCAAATCACCATTCAATAGATTTAAGTCTATCTTTAATTCGTTGTTTTTAGAATTTTCTCTATATATCTACGACATAAGCAAAGTCGATGATTGGCGATCGCTGGAGGGTTGTAACGGAGCAATGCCTGCCTGATCGAGAATGGCTGGAATCAAGTCTTCTCTCCGCACCGCCATTAAGTGCACGCCTTGACAGAGTTGCTGCGCCCAACGAACCTGTTCAGCCGCGTTCGCAATCCCTTCCGCCAATGGATCCGCTGCCGCTGCGAGGCGATCGATGATCGTCTGGGGAATCTGCACCCCTGGCACATTGCGGTTGATAAACTCCGCATTCTTAGCGGACTTGAGTAGAAAAATACCGGCCAGTACTGGGCGACCGCTAGGCCGTGCAATCTGCTCCATGAAGCGATCGAGGCGATCGAAATCACAAATTAGCTGACTCTGGAAGAACTGCGCGCCAGCGTCTACCTTGCGCCAGAACCGGCGCTCTAGTCCGGACCAGCTCTTCAGTTGCGGATCGACAGCTGCACCCACAAACAGATCACTAGCGCCATCGGGCAAGGATTTCTCGTGGATATCCAGTCCGCTGTTCAGCTTTTGGATGAGCTGCAGCAAGCGGACAGACTCTAGCTCAAACACTGCCCGGGCTTCGGGACTGTCACCCGCCTTCACCGGATCGCCAGTCAACGCCAGAATGTTGTCCAGACCCAGCGCTTGTGCTCCCAACAAATCCGCTTGCAGGGCAATACGATTGCGATCGCGGCAGGCAAACTGGCAGATCGGTTCAATCCCCTGTTGACGCAGGAGCGCTGTGGCAGCCAAAGCAGACATGCGCATGACGGCCCGACTGCCATCGGTAATGTTGATGGCATGAACCCGCGATCGCAGCAATTCGGCATGAGCCAACATTCCGCTGGGATCGGCACCTTTGGGCGGCGCTACCTCAGCGGTGATTAAAAACTCACCGGCGGCGACCGCTTCCCGAAAACGACGCATGTTCATGCCACGGGCCGACTAAAACCAAGGGCATCTTGGACACGGCGCAATGTAGCATTTGCCACTTCACTGGCCCGTTCTCGGCCTTGCTTCAGCACACTATCCAGGTAGCCCGGCTCCGATCGCACTTCTTCGTATTTGGTCTGGATCGGACGCAGGGCTTCGATCGCCGCTTCTGCCAACAGCGGCTTGAATTGCCCCCAGCCCATGTCGGCACATTCTGCGGCAACAGTCTCGCGACTACGGCCACTCAGGATCGCGTAGAGGCTCAACAGGTTATTGCACTCGGGGCGATCGGGGTTGTCGAACTCCAGCCCACGCTGGGGAT
Protein-coding regions in this window:
- the cmpR gene encoding HTH-type transcriptional activator CmpR, which produces MKNLTLHQLKVFEAAARHSSFTRAAEELYLTQPTVSIQVKQLTKAVGLPLFEQIGKRLYLTEAGRQLYKTTRQVFEQLEQLDMTIADLQGMKQGQLRLAVITTAKYFIPRLIGPFCQRYPGINVSLKVTNHEGLINRINDNLDDLYVLSRPPSGFDITVQPFLDNPLVVVGPASHPLANQRGISLERLAQEPFILRERGSGTREATEQLFAAHNLNLNVKLDLGSNEAIKQAILGGLGLAVLSYHTLTSAGATPELKMFEVEGFPIHRQWHAVYPAGKQLSTVAATFLDYLLTESQRIAADIQIPESTTTDPELDAPQPVVGV
- a CDS encoding methylenetetrahydrofolate reductase; translated protein: MNMRRFREAVAAGEFLITAEVAPPKGADPSGMLAHAELLRSRVHAINITDGSRAVMRMSALAATALLRQQGIEPICQFACRDRNRIALQADLLGAQALGLDNILALTGDPVKAGDSPEARAVFELESVRLLQLIQKLNSGLDIHEKSLPDGASDLFVGAAVDPQLKSWSGLERRFWRKVDAGAQFFQSQLICDFDRLDRFMEQIARPSGRPVLAGIFLLKSAKNAEFINRNVPGVQIPQTIIDRLAAAADPLAEGIANAAEQVRWAQQLCQGVHLMAVRREDLIPAILDQAGIAPLQPSSDRQSSTLLMS